Proteins encoded within one genomic window of Longimicrobium sp.:
- a CDS encoding aminotransferase class V-fold PLP-dependent enzyme, with protein sequence MVSRRDFLSTAARAAPAAWLAQGGSGQLREIGEALARFSGTPEEIARDERFWAPVQQAFTVNRAIINLNNAGVSPSPALVQDAMKRHLDFSNEAPVHTMWRVLEPLRETVRVGLARMFGCDAEEIAITRNATEGLQICQMGFDLRPGDEVVTSTHDYPHTISTWRQRERRDGIVLKQVALPVPAEDGGEVVRIFERAVTP encoded by the coding sequence ATGGTCTCCCGCCGCGACTTCCTTTCCACCGCCGCACGCGCGGCGCCGGCCGCATGGCTGGCGCAGGGCGGCTCCGGCCAGCTCCGTGAGATCGGCGAAGCGCTGGCGCGCTTTTCCGGCACGCCGGAGGAGATCGCCCGCGACGAGCGCTTCTGGGCGCCGGTGCAGCAGGCGTTCACCGTCAACCGCGCCATCATCAACCTGAACAACGCGGGCGTCAGCCCCTCGCCGGCGCTGGTGCAGGACGCGATGAAGCGGCACCTGGACTTCAGCAACGAGGCACCGGTGCACACCATGTGGCGGGTGCTGGAGCCGCTGCGCGAAACCGTCCGCGTGGGGCTGGCGCGGATGTTCGGCTGCGACGCCGAGGAGATCGCCATCACCCGCAACGCCACCGAGGGGCTGCAGATCTGCCAGATGGGCTTCGACCTGCGCCCCGGCGACGAGGTGGTCACGTCCACCCACGACTACCCGCACACCATCTCCACCTGGCGCCAGCGCGAGCGCCGCGACGGGATCGTGCTCAAGCAGGTGGCGCTCCCCGTCCCCGCCGAGGACGGTGGCGAGGTGGTGCGGATCTTCGAGCGCGCGGTGACGCCCAG